From the Triticum urartu cultivar G1812 chromosome 4, Tu2.1, whole genome shotgun sequence genome, the window TGTATTTCCGATATCTTCGATGCATGGTGCAATTAAAGTTTAAAGATGAATGATCAATGTATATCTTACCACTTGAATTTTTTGGCATGAGGAATGCTACTAATTCTGTCAGATATATAAAAATTAGGCGTTTCTGTTGTGATTTGTAAGAGGAAACAAAACTTATCTTTGTTTTAGCAGTACAAATTTCTCAGTTTTGTAAATCCCCGACTTTCACACATTGAAGCATGACTATACGAATCAGGTAAGTGCCTGCTCCTACACTCTTGATGGGCATGTGTCATACAAGTGTCAAAGAAAGGCCGAATTCTTTGCCTCAGTGGTTGCCAATTTGCCATTAGCTCCATCATATGAAGAGCAGGTAGCATGGAGAAAGTGGAAAATTGAATTTCTACATAGATATGCGAGCACTGAAATTATGTGTACCAAGTGCCCACTCTGAAGACAATACCAAAGCTTTAACCTCTGATTATTGAAGCACCTTCACATGGGTCTTCTAACTTGCTTTTGATTATGTTTGTGGTAATTGTCATCATCTGGTTTCGTCTGTTTTGATCCCTATGGAATTTGTGCTTTAAAACCATCCTGATTGTGCTACAATTCCAGACGTACCCCTTTGCCTGTGAAAGTTTGGAGAAAGCAAGGTACGTGTATTACCTTGAAGTATCGGATCTGTAACATTGCTGTAGAGATTTAATACTTCTTTTCGAGGAAGAACCAGATTTTGGTAAACAAATTAATGATGTGTAGATTATCTTGTCTAGAATGTATGGTATGATATTTTGATTGTGCAAGAGATTTTACCAGTTAAAGATTCTTAAGCAGTTTCTGTGAAGATCATTGCTGTGCTTGCACCTTGTGTTTTGTGTATGTTTTGGTTGCTACTTGTTGCAGCAGTGTATATGGGAGTTGAAGTTGGCTCAATCAGCTGTTGATTCTGCCGATTTTTTTTCTGATCTAATAGTCCAGTTTTTATCACATCAGTTTACCTGCGAACACTGCAACATAGTGCATGACTGCCTGGTCTTATCTTCCGTTTACACGGTGAATTGTGTGCAGCTGctgcatttcatatttctttttcaGCGACTACTGAAACTCCGAACTCCATTAGGCATTTGCAGAATCACCCAGACACATACCTGTGTACAGTATTAAATTGTGGCACACGCACCGTTAGGTTTTATGCAGCATTATGATATCTTTTCTGAAACATACAAGAAATGAGTTTGTGGTCACGTTCTTCAAAGGGCATTTCGTCACGTTCCCGTTGCCGAGGAAGATGGTGCAGCCTTTCTCGCCGGCAGGGCAGCAGTTGCACGCTCGACCGGCACGTCATGTTCATCGCATCCTCGCAGCACATGGCGCAAACCTTCCCTTCCTTTCTTGCCTCGGTGTTTTGTATGGATCCAATCACGATGAGCCCTGCACGATCCagagaacggaaacaactcctCCATGATGAGGATGGTTAAGGTATATGACGTGAAAACTGAAACCAATGCAATCCGTCTTTTCATCCTTGAACAGTGCGTTCAAGTTCCGGACATCTTCCAAATCCAGGTGGATTCCAATCAATTCATTACTTATTCCAGGGCACAAACTTGCCATTCCATTCCATTTATCAGTTGTTGCAAGACACAATTGCCGCTTTATTGAACTCAAGCTCAAACACGAGATCGCAAGAAGAACACGACGAACGCGTGCAGTGTACAGCAGTACTTTTCAGCACTTGGTTTTGGGGCAGTCGTAGGTCGAGCCGTCGTCGAGGCGGAGCACGCAGTGCTTGCCGTCCTTGGGCGCGCACACGCAGGCGCAGCCGTCGAGCTTCTGGCCGGGGTAGTTCTTGCAGGTGATGTGCCCTCCCTGTTTGCACCGGACGAGGTCGCAGGTCGCCTGGGCGTCCCCGAACACCACCAGCACTGCTTGATGCACAACAAAAAGCTATCCGGATAAAGTGCCGGAGAGAGCGTATCACACGAGCGTGCGTGGTTGAAGTGAGGATACGAATGGAGGGGTACCtgagaggaggaggatgaaggTGAGCGACAGCTTCATGGTGGCAGCCATGCTTGTCAGCTTGTGTGTTGCGTTTTGAGTCCGTGCGATCTGTGGTTGCCTGCAGCACCGGTGCGTTTTATACAAAGAAGCTCCGGACATGTACGCCTTCCATTGAATCTACGGATCCGCCGTCCTCTTTGACTTTGTGCCGCGTAGTTAAGGTTCAGCAGAGATTTGACGCGAAATCACGTGGTACGCACTGCTGATAGTAatacgtactccctccgttccaaattactcgccgtggacgacgagtaatttggaacgagGGAGTACGTGCTTATGTCTTCGGCCATTTGGGACGTGTTTGATTAACTGCATGGAGTTCAACTAGGTCCGCGCGAGGTGAAATTGAACTGTTTGGGTGCCTGCATTCACTGTTTGGCCTGCATAGCACGAAACTTAAACCACCTTCCAGCTAGACCCGAGCGGTTAGTtcagccccccccccctcccctcccaGCCAAGCTCAGGCGATGCAGAGGAGGGGAACACATGGCTGGCCTCCCGCGTCCACGGAGATGGCACGAGCCCATGCGCATCTTCAAAAAAGCAACGGGAGGAATTAAGGTCACCTCCCGTCGATTCGGTCGCCCTATATAGCCACCCTCATCTCACCGCCCAACTGCCGCCACCATTCACCCCTTACGAGCTTTCCCCTCCCACACAGATCGACACTGACGAGCCGGTAAGCGATGCTTCTTCTCTGGCTCTCGTTTCACGTCGACGATGAATCGAGTCCTCCTCTTCTCTGACCTATTCCGCGCCTCCTTCCGGCTGCGTCAATGGTTGTGAGCTCGATCACCCCCTACTCTCTACTTACCCACTTTAGCCAGATGTGTGAGCATGTGATAAGCTGTGGCTAGCACTATACATTATCGATCTGTGAGAATTTGATGTTCTGGTAGCTAGTGGTGATGGAATTGTAGCATGCTATGAGTTGTTTCCATGTCAGCAATGATTGCTAGCTAGTCGTGGTGCATTGGTAGTATGCTAGTTGATGTGTAGTATGCTAGTTTGCAAGCATGTGTGGTAGTGTGTTGAACTCCTtgtgtaacgcccttgatgcagctatatctcacacgtgtcgaagcacgacttagaggcataaccacattgaaagcaatgtcacaagtgaggtaatcttcacaacaacccatgtaatacaataagggaataAGAGTAACATAgctggcttacactcgccacgtcacacaaatacataaataacattacattcatccaatacactcaaggtccgactacaaaacCAAAATGAAGaacaacccccaaatgcgacaaagtccccgattgccccaactgggcaccaatACTGaccatctgggaaagacacgtagtaacgacgagagtcttcatcgaactcccacttgagctcggtcatatcatctggagtggtatcatcggtccctgcatctggttttggaagtaatctgtgagtcacggggacttagcaatctcacactctcgcgatcaagactatttaagcttataggtaaggtaaggtatgatgtggagctgcagcaagcgactagcatatatgatggctaaacatacgcaaaaaagagcgagaagagaaggcaaaagcacggtcgaacaactatgatcaagaaatgatcctagaacaacctacgtcaagcattactccaacaccgtgttcacttcccggactctgccgagaagagaccatcacggttacacacgcggttggtgcattttaattaagttaagtttcatgttatctacaaccggacattaacaaattcacatctgcccataaccgcgggcacggctttcgaaagtttaaatccctgcagggatgtcccaacttagcccatcacaagctctcacggtcaatgaaggatattccttctcccaagacaatccgatcagactcggcatcccggttacaagacatcctcgacaatggtaaaacaagtccagcaacaccgcccgaatgtgccgacaaatcccgataggagctgcacatatctcgttctcagggcacactcagatgatacatcctacgagtaaaaccaaccctcaagttgtcccgaggtggccccgcagtctactcggtcggaccaacactcagaggagcactggaccagggggtttaataaagatgacccttgggctccggaaacccaagggaaaagaggctaggtggcaaatggtaaaaccaaggttgggcat encodes:
- the LOC125550534 gene encoding uncharacterized protein LOC125550534, giving the protein MAATMKLSLTFILLLSVLVVFGDAQATCDLVRCKQGGHITCKNYPGQKLDGCACVCAPKDGKHCVLRLDDGSTYDCPKTKC